From one Streptomyces sp. CA-210063 genomic stretch:
- a CDS encoding HEAT repeat domain-containing protein encodes MAELSAEALDGVPGDRLESIDPNVLPREVRRMLRRLFRKGPESTEDDCRPLFDHLGTSVNGVSSVATAALPFVVALATDPRTGARGTLVELLVFLSQAQEQAPPESVDPGWPEAWRHAHQAVQSLLADPDPAVRREAIGLADGPGRLLERWRTERDLSVRLPVLFALGRLATAPGAGTTTVTETRAVLDALLKDPDPVLRAAAVVAYAELDTEVPVRELDLLLEALTDPGARPRWGTVWYERDYEHPFDRESVAYWTAVLFDETPAQQLGFLTRLSSAAEPGADADLLRAVLDRCLLLLVSRRSVEPAVLPLAGGALDHPDPSVRVRAAHLLGMLGPRATAYADRLAGLLDDSGEAEFLEGAVSEHACWALTRMDDPRALPGLVDRLCAPFREQYSRAYSGGEPRRPEIVDVLAPLRAHADALLPSIREELRRDLTDPDAHGALTSDFLATLKAWETDALPALPEITAFVADRFNWYGATEALVAMGPAAVSAAPALRERMALEPPGNHPFLLWALWRIGGADPAEALRAVGESLSAVGEKPFIGMAGRLADFGAEAAPYTDRVRYALTAGEGWIRTQAAIALWSITGDPGPALPSLEEEILAFTAGGDWYGTFQDALRTLIRFRTLTPATEAALRILRDQDHRLSPCADYQAVLQDEEFRALLDEALTIPPKKPWRDRD; translated from the coding sequence GTGGCGGAGCTGTCGGCGGAGGCACTGGACGGGGTGCCGGGGGACCGGCTGGAGTCGATCGATCCGAACGTCCTGCCCAGGGAAGTGCGTCGGATGCTGCGCCGGTTGTTCCGCAAAGGGCCGGAGTCGACCGAGGACGACTGTCGGCCACTCTTCGATCACCTGGGGACATCGGTGAACGGCGTCTCCTCGGTCGCCACGGCCGCCCTGCCGTTCGTCGTCGCGCTCGCCACCGATCCCCGGACGGGCGCACGTGGGACCCTCGTGGAACTGCTCGTGTTCCTGTCCCAGGCGCAGGAGCAGGCCCCGCCGGAGTCGGTCGACCCGGGCTGGCCCGAGGCCTGGCGACATGCCCACCAGGCGGTGCAGTCCCTGCTCGCCGACCCCGATCCGGCGGTACGCCGGGAGGCCATCGGGCTGGCGGACGGCCCCGGTCGGCTCCTGGAGCGGTGGCGGACCGAGCGGGACCTCTCGGTCCGGCTGCCGGTGCTGTTCGCGTTGGGCCGTCTCGCGACGGCCCCCGGCGCCGGGACCACGACGGTCACCGAGACCCGTGCCGTCCTGGACGCGTTGCTGAAGGACCCCGACCCCGTCCTGCGGGCCGCGGCCGTGGTGGCCTACGCGGAGCTGGACACCGAGGTGCCGGTCCGCGAGCTGGATCTGCTGCTGGAGGCGCTCACCGACCCCGGCGCGCGCCCGCGTTGGGGGACCGTCTGGTACGAGCGGGACTACGAGCACCCCTTCGACCGCGAGAGCGTCGCGTACTGGACGGCCGTCCTGTTCGACGAGACACCCGCCCAGCAGTTGGGGTTCCTGACCCGGCTGTCCTCGGCGGCGGAACCCGGCGCGGACGCCGATCTGCTGCGGGCCGTGCTGGACCGCTGCCTCCTGCTGCTGGTCTCCCGCCGGTCCGTGGAACCCGCGGTGCTGCCGCTGGCGGGCGGTGCGCTGGATCATCCGGACCCCTCGGTACGCGTCAGGGCGGCCCATCTCCTCGGCATGCTGGGCCCCCGGGCCACGGCGTACGCCGATCGACTGGCCGGTCTGCTCGACGACTCGGGCGAGGCGGAATTCCTGGAGGGCGCCGTCAGCGAACATGCCTGCTGGGCGCTGACCCGGATGGACGATCCACGGGCACTGCCCGGCCTGGTCGACCGGCTCTGCGCACCGTTCCGCGAGCAGTACAGCCGCGCCTACAGCGGTGGCGAACCCCGCCGCCCCGAGATCGTGGACGTCCTGGCCCCGCTCCGCGCCCACGCGGACGCCCTCCTGCCGTCGATACGCGAGGAACTCCGCCGCGACCTGACCGACCCCGACGCACACGGCGCCCTGACGTCCGACTTCCTGGCGACCCTCAAGGCCTGGGAGACGGACGCGCTGCCCGCCCTGCCGGAGATCACGGCCTTCGTGGCCGACCGCTTCAACTGGTACGGCGCCACCGAGGCCCTGGTGGCCATGGGCCCGGCCGCCGTCTCCGCCGCGCCCGCCCTGCGCGAGCGCATGGCCCTGGAGCCTCCGGGTAATCACCCGTTCCTGCTCTGGGCCCTCTGGCGCATCGGCGGCGCCGACCCGGCCGAGGCGCTGCGGGCCGTCGGCGAAAGCCTGTCGGCCGTAGGGGAGAAGCCCTTCATCGGCATGGCCGGCCGCCTCGCCGACTTCGGCGCCGAGGCCGCGCCGTACACCGACCGGGTGCGCTACGCCCTGACGGCCGGCGAGGGCTGGATCAGGACACAGGCGGCGATCGCCCTGTGGTCGATCACAGGCGACCCCGGGCCCGCCCTGCCGTCCCTGGAGGAGGAGATCCTGGCGTTCACAGCCGGCGGCGACTGGTACGGCACGTTCCAGGACGCACTACGCACGCTCATCCGCTTCCGCACGCTCACCCCCGCCACCGAGGCCGCCCTGCGCATCCTCCGAGACCAGGATCACCGCCTCTCGCCGTGCGCCGACTACCAGGCAGTCCTCCAGGACGAGGAATTCCGCGCCCTGCTGGACGAGGCGCTGACGATCCCGCCCAAGAAACCTTGGCGGGACCGGGATTGA
- a CDS encoding succinate dehydrogenase/fumarate reductase iron-sulfur subunit: MRLTLRVWRQRAADADGAMSTYEVDDISPDMSFLEMLDTLNEELILRGEDPVAFDHDCREGICGACSLVINGDAHGPERTTTCQLHMRSFSDGDTIDVEPWRASAFPVIKDLVVDRSAFDRIIQAGGYITAPTGAAPEAHATAVPKPDADFAFEHAECIGCGACVAACPNGAAMLFTSAKVNHLNVLPQGAPERETRVLDMVAQMDEEGFGGCTLAGECATACPKGIPLVSITGMNKEWLRAARQAGKR; the protein is encoded by the coding sequence ATGAGGCTCACCCTGCGCGTATGGCGGCAGCGTGCCGCCGACGCCGACGGCGCCATGTCCACGTACGAGGTGGACGACATCTCGCCCGACATGTCCTTCCTGGAGATGCTCGACACGCTCAACGAGGAACTGATCCTGCGCGGTGAGGACCCGGTGGCCTTCGACCACGACTGCCGCGAGGGAATCTGCGGGGCGTGTTCGCTGGTCATCAACGGGGACGCGCACGGGCCGGAGCGGACGACGACGTGTCAACTGCACATGCGGTCCTTCTCGGACGGCGACACGATCGATGTCGAGCCGTGGCGTGCGTCGGCGTTCCCGGTGATCAAGGACCTGGTGGTGGACCGGTCGGCGTTCGATCGGATCATCCAGGCCGGGGGGTACATCACGGCGCCGACCGGGGCCGCGCCGGAGGCGCACGCGACGGCTGTGCCGAAGCCGGACGCCGACTTCGCTTTTGAGCACGCGGAATGTATCGGGTGTGGGGCTTGTGTGGCCGCGTGTCCCAATGGGGCGGCGATGTTGTTCACGTCGGCCAAGGTGAACCATCTGAATGTGTTGCCGCAGGGGGCGCCCGAGCGGGAGACGCGGGTGCTGGACATGGTGGCTCAGATGGATGAAGAGGGGTTCGGGGGGTGCACGTTGGCGGGGGAGTGTGCCACGGCTTGTCCCAAGGGGATTCCGTTGGTGTCCATCACCGGGATGAACAAGGAGTGGCTGCGGGCCGCTCGTCAGGCCGGGAAGCGGTAG
- a CDS encoding fumarate reductase/succinate dehydrogenase flavoprotein subunit: protein MTTSSEYVDYETGEPVADAKAPAGPIDERWDKRRFEAKLVNPANRRKHTVIVVGTGLAGGSAGATLAEQGYHVVQFCYQDSPRRAHSIAAQGGINAAKNYRNDGDSVHRLFYDTVKGGDFRARESNVHRLAQISVEIIDQCVAQGVPFAREYGGLLDTRSFGGVQVSRTFYARGQTGQQLLLGAYQALSRQIAAGNVEMRPRTEMLDLIVIDGRARGIVARDLITGKIDTYFADAVVLASGGYGNVFYLSTNAMNSNATAVWRAHRRGALFANPCFTQIHPTCIPRTGDHQSKLTLMSESLRNDGRIWVPKAPGDTRPANKIPEDERDYYLERIYPSFGNLVPRDIASRAAKNVCDEGRGVGPGGQGVYLDFADAIERMGRKAVEAKYGNLFDMYQRITDEDPYEVPMRIYPAVHYTMGGLWVDYDLQTTVPGLFAIGEANFSDHGANRLGASALMQGLADGYFVLPATINDYLARHPKQDGIGREHPVVQEVLAETEDRLNLLLAVDGDRTPDSFHRELGELMWEFCGMARTDGGLRKALERIPQIREEFWRRIKVPGTGEEFNQSLEKANRIVDYLELAELMCLDALHRGESCGGHFREESQTADGEAERRDEEFSYAAAWEFTGTGTAPVLHKEDLVFEYVHPTQRSYA from the coding sequence ATGACTACGTCCTCCGAGTATGTGGACTACGAGACCGGCGAGCCCGTCGCCGACGCCAAGGCGCCCGCCGGCCCCATCGACGAGCGCTGGGACAAGCGCCGCTTCGAGGCCAAACTGGTCAACCCCGCCAACCGCCGCAAGCACACCGTCATCGTCGTCGGCACGGGCCTCGCCGGCGGCTCGGCGGGCGCCACGCTCGCCGAACAGGGCTACCACGTCGTCCAGTTCTGCTACCAGGACTCCCCGCGCCGCGCCCACTCCATCGCCGCGCAGGGCGGCATCAACGCCGCGAAGAACTACCGGAACGACGGTGACTCCGTGCACCGGCTGTTCTACGACACCGTCAAGGGCGGCGACTTCCGGGCCCGTGAGTCGAATGTGCATCGGCTCGCCCAGATCTCGGTGGAGATCATCGACCAGTGCGTGGCGCAGGGGGTGCCGTTCGCCCGGGAGTACGGGGGGCTCCTCGACACGCGGTCCTTCGGCGGCGTACAGGTCTCGCGGACCTTCTACGCCCGTGGGCAGACGGGGCAGCAGCTCCTGCTCGGTGCCTACCAGGCCCTCAGCAGGCAGATCGCCGCCGGGAACGTGGAGATGCGTCCCCGGACCGAGATGCTCGACCTGATCGTGATCGACGGACGGGCGCGCGGAATCGTGGCGCGGGATCTGATCACGGGGAAGATCGACACGTACTTCGCGGACGCCGTGGTGCTGGCGAGCGGTGGGTACGGGAACGTCTTCTACCTGTCGACGAATGCCATGAACTCCAACGCGACCGCCGTGTGGCGGGCGCACCGGCGGGGTGCGCTGTTCGCGAACCCCTGCTTCACGCAGATCCATCCGACGTGCATTCCGCGCACCGGCGACCATCAGTCCAAGCTGACGCTGATGAGCGAGTCGCTCCGCAACGACGGGCGGATCTGGGTGCCGAAGGCCCCGGGCGACACCCGCCCGGCCAACAAGATCCCCGAGGACGAGCGCGACTACTACCTGGAGCGGATCTACCCGTCCTTCGGCAACCTCGTGCCCCGTGACATCGCCTCCCGCGCCGCGAAGAACGTGTGCGACGAGGGCCGGGGAGTGGGGCCCGGTGGGCAAGGTGTCTACCTCGACTTCGCCGACGCCATCGAGCGGATGGGGCGCAAGGCCGTCGAGGCCAAGTACGGCAACCTCTTCGACATGTACCAGCGGATCACCGACGAGGATCCGTACGAGGTGCCGATGCGGATCTACCCGGCCGTGCACTACACCATGGGCGGGCTGTGGGTGGACTACGACCTCCAGACCACCGTCCCCGGCCTGTTCGCGATCGGTGAGGCCAACTTCTCCGACCACGGGGCCAACCGGCTCGGCGCGTCGGCGCTGATGCAGGGCCTCGCCGACGGGTACTTCGTCCTCCCGGCGACGATCAACGACTATCTCGCCCGGCATCCGAAGCAGGACGGGATCGGCCGCGAACACCCCGTGGTCCAGGAGGTGTTGGCCGAGACCGAGGACCGGCTGAACCTGCTGCTCGCCGTCGACGGCGACCGTACGCCCGACTCCTTCCACCGTGAACTCGGTGAGCTGATGTGGGAGTTCTGCGGCATGGCCCGTACCGACGGCGGGTTGCGGAAGGCTCTGGAGCGGATTCCGCAGATCCGCGAGGAGTTCTGGCGACGCATCAAGGTGCCGGGGACGGGCGAGGAGTTCAACCAGTCCCTGGAGAAGGCCAACCGGATCGTCGACTACCTCGAACTCGCCGAGCTGATGTGCCTCGACGCGCTGCACCGCGGCGAGTCCTGCGGCGGTCACTTCCGTGAGGAGTCCCAGACGGCCGACGGCGAGGCGGAGCGCCGGGACGAGGAGTTCTCCTACGCCGCCGCCTGGGAGTTCACGGGTACGGGCACGGCCCCCGTGCTGCACAAGGAAGACCTCGTCTTCGAGTACGTCCATCCCACCCAGCGGAGCTACGCATGA
- a CDS encoding succinate dehydrogenase — translation MARTVWDSSLGKKTVMAVSGLIMLAYLVVHMLGNLKIFFGSDEFNGYAHWLRTLGEPFLHHEWALWIVRVVLVAAVVAHATAAYQLSRRDIKARPNKYVHTKRRASYATRTMRWGGIILGLFIVWHILDLTTGTVHPNGFEAGHPYQNVIDTFSTWYGNTLYIVAMLALGLHIRHGFWSAAQTLGAGSRTRDRALKTIANVLALLLTVGFVAVPVGVMTGVVS, via the coding sequence ATGGCGCGCACGGTGTGGGACAGCTCCCTCGGCAAGAAGACGGTCATGGCCGTCAGCGGTCTGATCATGCTCGCCTACCTGGTCGTCCATATGCTGGGCAACCTCAAGATCTTCTTCGGCTCGGACGAGTTCAACGGCTACGCGCACTGGCTGCGCACCCTCGGCGAGCCCTTCCTGCACCACGAATGGGCCCTGTGGATCGTCCGCGTGGTCCTCGTCGCTGCGGTCGTCGCCCACGCCACGGCCGCCTACCAGCTCAGCCGCCGCGACATCAAGGCCCGGCCGAACAAGTACGTCCACACCAAGCGCCGGGCGAGCTACGCGACCCGCACCATGCGGTGGGGCGGCATCATCCTCGGCCTGTTCATCGTCTGGCACATCCTCGACCTGACGACCGGCACCGTCCACCCGAACGGCTTCGAGGCAGGTCACCCGTACCAGAACGTGATCGACACCTTCTCCACCTGGTACGGCAACACCCTCTACATCGTCGCGATGCTCGCGCTCGGCCTGCACATCCGGCACGGCTTCTGGAGCGCCGCGCAGACCCTCGGCGCCGGCAGCCGCACCCGCGACCGCGCCCTGAAGACCATCGCCAACGTCCTCGCGCTGCTGCTCACGGTCGGCTTCGTCGCCGTACCCGTGGGCGTCATGACCGGAGTGGTGAGCTGA
- a CDS encoding LysR family transcriptional regulator — translation MQFQQLQYFVAVAETRHFTRAAELVHVAQPSLSQQIKALERELGADLFQRARGNITLTDAGEALLPLARRILADTDTARHEVQELVQLRRGRVRLGATPSLCTGLLPDVLRAFHDRYPGIRLLIEEGGSHDLVRQLARGALDLALVVLPLPTPSPALTTVELLREDLVVVSSPDASRPGDGRRTVRIPDLEGERLVMFRHGYDLRELTVAACRSAGFEPDFAVEGGEMDAVLGFVRAGLGVAVVPRMVATRAGRGLRVTPLARPGLHRTIALAHRSDVAPPRAARELQRMLVER, via the coding sequence ATGCAGTTCCAGCAGCTCCAGTACTTCGTGGCGGTCGCCGAGACCAGGCATTTCACCCGGGCCGCCGAGCTGGTCCATGTGGCGCAGCCGTCGCTGTCCCAGCAGATCAAGGCGCTGGAACGGGAGTTGGGGGCGGACCTCTTCCAGCGGGCGCGCGGCAACATCACGCTGACCGACGCCGGTGAGGCGCTGCTGCCGCTGGCCCGCCGCATCCTCGCCGACACGGACACGGCCCGGCACGAGGTGCAGGAGCTGGTGCAGCTGCGCCGGGGCCGGGTCCGGCTCGGCGCGACCCCGAGCCTGTGCACCGGCCTGCTGCCCGACGTGTTGCGCGCCTTCCACGACCGCTATCCCGGCATCCGGCTACTGATCGAGGAGGGCGGCTCCCACGACCTCGTACGGCAGCTCGCGCGCGGCGCCCTCGACCTGGCCCTGGTCGTCCTCCCCCTTCCCACGCCCTCCCCGGCCCTGACCACGGTGGAGCTGCTGCGCGAGGACCTGGTGGTGGTGTCCTCCCCGGATGCGTCGAGGCCCGGCGACGGCCGCCGTACCGTCCGCATCCCCGACCTGGAGGGCGAGCGTCTGGTCATGTTCCGGCACGGCTACGACCTGCGCGAACTCACCGTCGCCGCGTGCCGCTCCGCCGGGTTCGAGCCGGACTTCGCGGTGGAGGGCGGCGAGATGGACGCGGTCCTGGGGTTCGTCCGGGCGGGGCTGGGCGTCGCCGTCGTCCCCCGCATGGTCGCCACCCGCGCGGGGCGGGGCCTGAGGGTCACCCCCTTGGCCCGCCCCGGGCTGCACCGCACCATCGCGCTGGCCCACCGCAGCGATGTGGCTCCGCCTCGGGCCGCGCGGGAGTTGCAGCGGATGTTGGTGGAGCGGTGA
- a CDS encoding putative bifunctional diguanylate cyclase/phosphodiesterase produces the protein MRAEPDGPEDRLRRFATIWSRAVYPATSTSLTRPEFEERLLPLARVLSEALRARTYDAEAGRAIGAALVEAHCTEPEALSRTLDCVDAYLVLYCGGDGPQDDLRARAARLQSAMAAGYAEALRQRTLAEQEAIARAALEAQGAVARALHATEARFRAVFEGAAIGIGIADLEGNILQVNGALLRMFGVTEQAMRGRSVTEWTHPDDAPQVWRLYDELVRGEREHYHAEKAFYRPDGTVLWTNLTVSLLRDADGRPQYQLALMEDTTERRLLNLRLRYEATHDALTGLPNRTLFFERLEKALAAGDGQRFGLCYLDLDGFKTINDSLGHAAGDRLLVEVADRLQSCATAPGEMVARLGGDEFVALTTGTDTEREVDELADRIMNALVTPVRIEGRELLVRGSIGIVEGPAGERGPAEVLRSADITMYRAKSAGGNRYEMADAEADARAITRHGLTTALPAALDRGEFFIEYQPLVHLGDGTVRGAEALVRWLHPQHGVLGPDRFIPLAERTGLIVPLGRWVLEQSVRQARAWQERHGGTGATGPLRVNVNLSPCQLTHPGLVQDTVDILERAGLEPDALCLEVTESALIGADDDLLKPLRRLSEMGVDIALDDFGTGYSNLANLRRLPVRVLKLDRSFTQSMQQFPADPVDLKIVEGIVSLAHSLDLAVTVEGVETGAQAEQLRILGCDTAQGWYYARPGPPERLHELALVDATG, from the coding sequence GTGAGGGCGGAGCCGGACGGGCCGGAGGACAGACTTCGCCGGTTCGCGACGATCTGGAGCCGCGCGGTCTACCCCGCCACCTCCACGTCGCTGACCCGGCCCGAGTTCGAGGAACGACTTCTGCCGCTGGCCCGCGTGCTCAGCGAGGCGCTGCGGGCCAGGACGTACGACGCCGAGGCGGGCAGGGCCATCGGCGCCGCCCTGGTCGAGGCGCACTGCACCGAACCCGAGGCGCTCAGCCGGACCCTGGACTGTGTCGACGCCTACCTGGTGCTCTACTGCGGCGGTGACGGACCCCAGGACGATCTGCGGGCCCGCGCCGCGCGGCTGCAGTCCGCGATGGCCGCCGGATACGCCGAGGCGCTGCGGCAGCGGACGCTGGCCGAGCAGGAGGCGATCGCCCGCGCGGCGCTGGAGGCCCAGGGCGCGGTGGCCCGGGCGCTGCACGCGACCGAGGCCCGTTTCCGCGCGGTGTTCGAGGGCGCCGCCATAGGCATCGGCATCGCCGACCTCGAAGGCAACATCCTCCAGGTCAACGGCGCGCTGCTGCGTATGTTCGGTGTCACCGAGCAGGCGATGCGCGGGCGCAGTGTCACCGAGTGGACCCACCCCGACGACGCGCCCCAGGTCTGGCGCCTGTACGACGAACTGGTCCGCGGTGAACGCGAGCACTACCACGCCGAAAAGGCGTTCTACCGACCTGACGGAACGGTCCTGTGGACCAACCTGACGGTGTCCCTGCTGCGTGACGCGGACGGCCGGCCCCAGTACCAGCTGGCCCTCATGGAGGACACCACCGAGCGCCGTCTGCTCAACCTCCGCCTCCGCTACGAGGCCACCCATGACGCGCTCACCGGGCTGCCCAACCGCACCCTGTTCTTCGAGCGTCTGGAGAAGGCCCTCGCGGCGGGCGACGGCCAGCGCTTCGGCCTGTGCTATCTCGACCTCGACGGCTTCAAGACCATCAACGACAGCCTCGGCCACGCGGCCGGCGACCGGCTGCTCGTCGAGGTCGCCGACCGGCTGCAGTCCTGCGCGACCGCGCCCGGCGAGATGGTCGCCCGGCTCGGCGGCGACGAGTTCGTGGCCCTGACCACCGGCACCGACACCGAACGCGAGGTCGACGAACTCGCCGACCGCATCATGAACGCGCTGGTCACGCCGGTCCGCATCGAGGGCCGGGAGCTGCTGGTCCGCGGCAGCATCGGCATCGTCGAGGGCCCGGCGGGGGAGCGCGGCCCGGCGGAGGTGCTGCGCAGCGCCGACATCACGATGTACCGGGCCAAGTCGGCGGGCGGCAACCGCTACGAGATGGCCGACGCCGAGGCCGACGCCCGCGCGATCACCCGGCACGGACTCACCACCGCCTTGCCCGCCGCCCTGGACCGGGGCGAGTTCTTCATCGAGTACCAGCCGCTGGTCCACCTCGGCGACGGCACGGTACGCGGCGCCGAGGCCCTGGTCCGCTGGCTGCATCCGCAGCACGGCGTCCTCGGTCCCGACCGTTTCATCCCGCTCGCCGAGCGCACCGGCCTGATCGTGCCGCTCGGCCGCTGGGTCCTGGAGCAGTCGGTGCGCCAGGCCCGCGCATGGCAGGAACGGCACGGCGGTACGGGAGCGACCGGCCCGCTGCGGGTCAATGTCAATCTCTCCCCGTGCCAGCTGACCCACCCCGGCCTGGTCCAGGACACCGTCGACATCCTGGAGCGCGCGGGCCTCGAACCCGACGCCCTCTGCCTGGAGGTCACCGAGTCCGCCCTGATCGGCGCCGACGACGACCTGCTCAAACCCCTGCGCAGGCTCTCCGAGATGGGCGTCGACATCGCCCTCGACGACTTCGGCACCGGCTACTCCAACCTCGCCAATCTGCGCCGACTGCCGGTCCGCGTCCTGAAGTTGGACCGCTCCTTCACCCAGAGCATGCAGCAGTTCCCGGCCGACCCCGTCGACCTGAAGATCGTCGAGGGGATCGTCTCCCTCGCCCACAGCCTCGATCTCGCGGTCACCGTCGAGGGCGTCGAGACCGGCGCCCAGGCCGAACAACTGCGGATACTGGGCTGCGACACGGCCCAGGGCTGGTACTACGCCCGCCCGGGCCCACCGGAGCGCCTGCACGAACTGGCGCTGGTGGACGCGACGGGATAG
- a CDS encoding SAM-dependent methyltransferase: MERPAWAPRSIDISMPSVARMYDYYLGGSHNFEVDREAARRAMEFMPGLPKIMQANRAFMRRAVRYAAGSGITQFLDVGSGIPTFGNVHEVAQGASPGARVVYVDHDPVAVAHSQAVLEGDDDTDVVAADLRKPRDILTSPRVERLIDLNRPVALLLVAILHFVEDTDDPYGAVAELRDALAPGSVLVVSHASFEGIPLPQERAEGAVDVYKDIRNPLIMRSRDEIARFFEGYDMVEPGLVPMAKWRPDTAPEDEDPYAFSGFAGVGTKA; this comes from the coding sequence ATGGAGCGTCCCGCCTGGGCTCCTCGGAGCATCGACATCTCGATGCCGTCCGTGGCCCGGATGTACGACTACTACCTGGGCGGTTCGCACAACTTCGAGGTCGACCGGGAAGCGGCCCGCAGGGCCATGGAGTTCATGCCGGGCCTGCCCAAGATCATGCAGGCGAACCGGGCGTTCATGCGCCGCGCCGTGCGGTACGCGGCCGGCTCGGGCATCACCCAGTTCCTGGACGTCGGATCCGGGATCCCCACCTTCGGAAATGTGCACGAGGTCGCCCAGGGCGCCAGCCCCGGCGCACGGGTCGTCTATGTCGACCACGACCCCGTCGCCGTAGCACACAGCCAGGCGGTTTTGGAGGGGGACGACGACACGGACGTGGTCGCGGCCGACCTCCGCAAGCCCCGGGACATCCTCACGAGCCCCCGTGTTGAGCGACTCATCGACCTGAACCGCCCGGTGGCGCTGCTCCTGGTTGCCATACTGCACTTCGTGGAGGACACGGACGACCCGTACGGAGCGGTGGCCGAGCTGCGCGACGCGCTCGCGCCCGGCAGCGTACTCGTCGTCTCGCACGCCTCCTTCGAAGGGATCCCGCTCCCCCAGGAGCGGGCCGAGGGCGCGGTGGACGTGTACAAGGACATTCGCAATCCGCTGATCATGCGCTCTCGCGACGAGATCGCGCGGTTCTTCGAGGGGTACGACATGGTGGAACCCGGACTGGTGCCGATGGCGAAGTGGCGGCCCGACACGGCTCCGGAGGACGAGGATCCGTACGCCTTCTCGGGGTTCGCCGGAGTGGGGACCAAAGCGTGA
- a CDS encoding SCO0930 family lipoprotein, with translation MKTSWRSASLVATAAAVLVLTTACGQEQGSTSSQNVGAASTPTLGAGTIAGAGTAGAGTAGAGTAGSGTSDQAQSTTAASAGQLTVWNSDEYGKVLTDSAGRTLYRFDKDSFEPPKTTCEGECATTWPPVPASGATAAQGVDKALLGEVSRPDGTKQLTVGGWPMYYFAKDTKAGDIKGQGLKGTWFASDPNGKKASTKGGGAGTGGAGDAGGEAVEQAGLTTRKDAKLGEIVVDKNGMTVYRFMKDTQWPMSTACTGACLDKWPVVAPVDKNDTEGILLKGYTVFDRPDGIKQQTINCIPLYTFASDKAPGDTNGQGVGGTWFAINGDGEPIGAKK, from the coding sequence ATGAAGACCTCCTGGCGGAGCGCCTCACTCGTAGCCACCGCTGCGGCTGTGCTGGTGCTGACGACTGCATGCGGTCAGGAACAGGGGTCCACGTCCTCGCAGAACGTGGGCGCCGCTTCCACCCCGACGCTCGGCGCCGGCACCATCGCCGGTGCGGGTACGGCGGGCGCGGGCACGGCCGGTGCGGGTACGGCGGGCTCCGGTACGTCGGACCAGGCCCAGTCGACCACCGCGGCCTCCGCGGGTCAGCTGACCGTGTGGAACAGCGACGAGTACGGCAAGGTCCTCACGGACAGCGCCGGACGCACCCTGTACCGCTTCGACAAGGACTCGTTCGAGCCGCCGAAGACGACCTGCGAGGGCGAGTGCGCCACCACCTGGCCGCCGGTGCCCGCCTCGGGCGCCACCGCCGCCCAGGGTGTCGACAAGGCACTGCTCGGCGAGGTCAGCCGCCCCGACGGCACCAAGCAGCTGACGGTCGGCGGCTGGCCCATGTACTACTTCGCCAAGGACACCAAGGCCGGTGACATCAAGGGCCAGGGCCTCAAGGGCACTTGGTTCGCCTCGGACCCCAACGGCAAGAAGGCCTCCACCAAGGGCGGCGGAGCCGGCACCGGTGGCGCGGGCGACGCCGGTGGCGAGGCGGTCGAGCAGGCCGGCCTGACCACCCGCAAGGACGCCAAGCTCGGCGAGATCGTCGTCGACAAGAACGGCATGACGGTCTACCGGTTCATGAAGGACACGCAGTGGCCGATGTCGACGGCGTGCACCGGCGCCTGCCTCGACAAGTGGCCGGTCGTCGCCCCTGTCGACAAGAACGACACCGAGGGCATCCTGCTGAAGGGCTACACGGTCTTCGACCGTCCCGACGGCATCAAGCAGCAGACGATCAACTGCATCCCGCTCTACACCTTCGCCAGCGACAAGGCCCCGGGTGACACCAACGGCCAGGGTGTGGGCGGTACCTGGTTCGCCATCAACGGCGACGGAGAGCCGATCGGCGCGAAGAAGTAA